In Pseudomonas oryzihabitans, the DNA window GCAGTGAAGGCATCGGTGCTGGTTTCCAGCAGGCGCAGGCCCGACAGGCCGGGATGGGCGGCGCCGGCCGCGCGTACCTGGCTGTCCAGGGCGGTGTCGGCGACCGGCAACACCTGGGAGGCCTGGCGCGGGATCGGTGTGGCGCAGCCGGCCAACAGCGCCAGCAGCAGCGGAACGACCAGGCGGATCACAGGCTGTCCTTGAGGCGATACCAGAGCATGCCCAGGGCCAGCAGCGGCGAGCGCAGGTGGCGACCGCCGGGGAAGCGCGCATGGGGCACCTGAGCGAAGAGGTCGAAACCGGCCGATTGAGCCAGGATCGCCTCGGCCAGCAGATGGCCGGCCAGGTGGGTGGCATTGACCCCATGGCCGGCATAGGCCTGGGCGTGGAAGACGTTGGGATGCTCGCGCAGCCGACCGATCTGCGGCAGGCGATTGGCGCCGATGCCGATCATGCCGCCCCAGGCGTAGTCCACCCGGACGTCCGCGAGTTCGGGGAAGACCTCCAGCATCTTCGGCCTCATGTAGCCGGCGATGTCCTTGGGATCGCGTCCGGAATAGTGGCAGGCACCGCCGAACAGCAGGCGGCGGTCGGCGGAGAGACGGAAGTAATCCACCGCCACGTTCTGGTCACAGACCGCCCGGTTGCCTGGCAGCAGGCGCGCGGCGCGTTCGGCCGAGAGCGGTTCGGTGGCGATCACGTAGCTGCCGGCCGGCAGGACCTGGGCGGCAAGGTCAGGCTGCAGCTCATTGATGTAGGCGTTGCAGCAGAGCACCAGGGTGTCGGCGGAAACTCGGCCGCGGGCGGTATGCACCCGCACCTTGGAGCCGTATTCCAGGCGGGTGACCTGGCTGTCCTCGAAGAGCTGCACGCCCAGGGCCTGGGCCGCGGCAGCCTCGCCCAGGGCCAGGTTGAGCGGATGCAGGTGGCCGGAACCTTCGTCCACCAGGGCGCCTTCGTAGCGCTGGGAGCCGACCACCTCGGCCAGCTGGGACTTGGGCACCAGGCGCAGTGGATGGGGATAGCCCAGGGCCTGGAGCGCGGCCTGTTCCTCCTGCAGGTGCTGCCAGTGACGCGGCTTGTTGGCCAGGTCGGCGAAGCCCCAGGTGAGATCGCACTGGATGTCGTGGCGGGCGATACGCTGGCGGACCAGATCCACCGCCTCGAAGCCCAGGCGCTTGAGTTCGCGTACCCCCTCGGCGCCTATGACCGATTCGAACTGCTCGACGTCGTGGCCGACGCCGCGGATCAGCTGACCGCCATTGCGTCCGCTGGCACCCCAGCCGATACGCCGGGCCTCCAGCAGCACCACCCGCGCGCCGCGCTCGGCCAGTTCCAGGGCGGTGTTGAGCCCGGAGAAGCCACCGCCCACCACGCAGACATCGGCCTGGATCTCACCCTCCAGGGGCGGAAAACTCAGTGTCTGGTTGGCGGTGGCGGCGTAGTAGGAGGGCGCGTGGGGCTGCATAGGCGGCGTCTGATTTTGCGGGTGAAAGGGACAAGAGCCTGTTCAACGTCTTGCGAGCTAGAGCCAGGCAAGGAGAACAGACTCGAGGAAGCGGATCGGACTGCGCTCGAGTTTACACAGAGTAAATGAGCATTCCGAACGTCTGTTCGACGCGGTTTGGCCGACGCGCAGCTGACTTTGAATAGGTTCTAAGCCGTCGGCCGTTGTGCCACCAGGGTAAAGCTCATCGGCAACTGGGCGGCCTGGCCCTGATAGCGGTCGTAGTCGACCTCGCGATTGGAGTGTGGATGCTCCTCCAGCCGTTGCAGGATCAGGCCTGCGTCCAGGCAGGCGGTCACGATGGCGCCCAGGGTGTGGATATGCCAGTAACTCGCTGCGCCCTGCCCATGGGATTCGCCGTCATAGGCGATGAGCGCCTCGCTGACCAGGGGCTCACGGCGGAAGTAGCTGTAGTGGGGCAGCAGCGGCTGGTCCGCGTGGGGCTCGAACATCTCCAGGAACGGATGGGTCTCGTAGATCACCAGGCGCCCACCCGGGGCCAGCAGACCGGTCACGGCGGCGAAGAAGGCGGGCAGGTCCGGCATCCAGTTCAGCACGCCGATGGTGATCAGCACCAGGTCATGCTGGCCGAGATCCTCGGGCAGCGCATAGATGTCGGCTGCTACCAATCGGGGCGCCAGGCCTGCCGCCGCGGCCAGTTGCTCGCCTTGGGCGAGGAAGGCGGGTGCCTGGTCGATGCCCAGCGCGGGTCGTGCGCCGAAGGCGGCCAGGGAGAGCAGTTCGCGGGCGTTGTTGCAGCCGACCTGGGCGCAGCTCAGGCCACGGATGTCGAGATCGACGAGAGTGGCGGTCAGGCAGGCATCGAGGACCGAGAAACCGGGTTGCCGGGCCTGTTCCAGCAGGCGCTGCCAGTCCTCACCCTGGGCGTGGAGCGAGGCCGACACCTCCCAGGCCTGGCGATTGGCGGCGGTGATGAGCTGACGCTGACGTGGATCCATGGGCAGGCCTCCTTGGCCATCCTGCGAAAGACCGCAGCCTAGACGCCCAGCGCCGGGATCGCCAGGCGAGCGCTAGTCCGGCACCGGCAGGCTCAGGGTCTCCTTGATCTCTTCCATGACAATGTAGCTCTTGGATTCGCGCACATGGGGCAGCTTGAGCAGGATGTCACCCAGCAGCTTGCGATAGGAGGCCATCTCCGAGATGCGTGCCTTGACCAGGTAGTCGAATTCGCCGGAGACCAGGTGGCATTCCAGCACCTGGGGCAGCTTGAGCACGGCGCGGCGGAATTCCTCGAAGGTGTCACCGGACTTGTAGTCCAGGCTCAGTTCGACGAACACCAGCAGGCCGGCCTTGAGATGCTGCGGATTCAGGCGGGCGTTGTAGCCCTGGATGATGCCTTCGCGCTCCAGGCGGCGGACGCGTTCGGTGCAGGGCGTGGTGGACAGCCCCACGCGCTCGCCCAGCTCGGTGAAGGAGATGCGGCCATCGTCCTGGAGGATGCGCAGGATGTTGCGGTCGATCTTGTCCAGCTCGCGTCTGGCCTGGTGATGAGTACGCATCGCGGGGGTCTCTGCCAAAGGGGGCTTTACCGGAAAATTACTCCGAATATAGGCAATTCTTCAGTGATTAGCACTGCAAGCGCCTTTCTATACTTGCCGTATATGCCTTCATTCCGACGAAAGCCGGCGAAATCCTCTCGCCGGCCAGGAGCTAGCGATGCGTGTACTGGTTTTGGGTAGCGGCGTCATTGGTACGACCAGCGCCTACTATCTGGCCCGCCAGGGTTTCGAGGTGGTCGTGGTCGATCGCCAGGCCGGTCCCGCCCTGGAGACCAGCCATGCCAATGCCGGTCAGGTGTCCCCTGGCTATGCCTCGCCCTGGGCCGCGCCCGGCGTGCCGCTCAAGGCATTGAAGTGGCTGTTCCAGAAGCATGCGCCCCTGGCCATCCGCCTGACAGGTGACAGCAACCAATACCTGTGGATGGCGCAGATGCTGCGCAACTGCACGGCTGCGCGCTATGCGGTGAACAAGGAGCGCATGGTGCGGCTGTCCGAATACAGCCGCGATTGCCTCGACGAGTTGCGTGAGGACACTGGCATCGCCTACGAAGGCCGCCAGCTGGGCACCACCCAGATCTTCCGCACCCAGCAGCAGGTGGATGCCGCGGCCAAGGACATCGCCGTGCTGGAGCGTTCCGGCGTGCCCTTCGAACTGCTCGACCGTGATGGCGTGGCCCGGGTCGAACCGGCGCTGGCGGCGGTCAAGCACAAGCTGGCTGGTGGCCTGCGCCTGCCCAACGACCAGACCGGCGACTGCTTCCTGTTCACCAATCGCCTGGCCGCGGAGGCCCGCCGCCTGGGTGTGGAATTCCGCTTCGGCGCGGAGATCCAGCAGCTCAGCGCCAACGGCGATCACCTCGACGGCGTCCGCGTCGACGGCGAACTGCTCACCGCCGATTACTACGTCCTGGCCCTGGGCAGCTATTCGCCGCAACTGCTGGCGCCCCTCGGGATTCGCGCCCCGGTCTATCCGCTCAAGGGCTATTCGCTGACGGTGCCCATCGTCGATGCCAGCATGGCGCCGACCTCGACCATCCTCGACGAAACCTACAAGGTCGCCATCACCCGCTTCGACGACCGTATCCGTGTCGGTGGTATGGCCGAGATCTGCGGCTTCGACCTGAACCTGGATCGGCGTCGCCGCGCGACCCTGGAAATGATCACCGGGGACCTCTATCCTCGCGGCGGCGACCTCGCCCAGGCCAGTTTCTGGACCGGTCTGCGACCCGCCACCCCGGACGGGACCCCCATCGTCGGCGCCACCCGCTATCGCAACCTGTTCCTCAACACCGGACACGGGACGCTGGGCTGGACCATGGCCTGTGGCTCCGGCCGGCTGCTGGCCGACCTGATCGCCCGCAAGCAGCCACAGATCAGTGCCGAGGGTCTCGATATCTCCCGCTATTCCGCCACCCAGGAGTCTCCGCGCAATGCCCGTACAGCGTCTGCACACTGATCGCCGCCTGAGCGAAATCAACATCCATAACGGCACCGTTTACCTGGCCGGCCAGCTAGCCGACGATTTTTCCGGCGATATCTACCAGCAGACCCGCGAAACCCTGGCCAACGTCGACAAGTTTCTCGCCGAGGCCGGCAGCGACAAGGAACACATCCTGGTGGTGACCATCTTCCTGCGCGACATCGCCCTGCACTTCGAGGGCATGAACCGCGCCTGGGACGAGTGGGCCGCCCAGGGCGCCACTCCGGGTCGCACCACCGTCGAAGCCAAGCTGGCCAAGCCGGACATCCTGGTGGAGATGAACGTCATCGCCGCCGTCAAGGCGTAAGACCGCCATTCTCCCTCTCCCTCTGGGAGAGGGCCGGGGTGAGGATGTTTCACGCCCCCCAAACTTTCCCTCTCTCTCCCTGCCGAGACCTCCCATGCGTCCCGCTCGCGCCGTCATCGACCTCGCCGCCCTGCGCCAGAACTACCGTCTGGCGCGTGAACTCTCCGATGCCCGCGCCCTGGCGGTGATAAAGGCCGATGCCTATGGGCACGGCGCGGTGGCAGTGGCCAAGACCCTGGCCAGCGAGGCCGACGGTTTTGCCGTGGCTTGCATCGAGGAGGCACTTGAGCTGCGCGCCGCGGGGATCCGCGCGCCCATCCTGCTGCTGGAAGGCTTCTTCGGGGTCGACGAATTGCCGCTGATCGTCGAGCACGATCTCTGGACGGTGATTCATGCCGACTGGCAACTGGAGGCTCTGGAGCGGGCCACCCTGGCGCGTCCGGTGCAGGTCTGGCTGAAGCTGGATTCGGGCATGCACCGGGTCGGCTTCTTCCCTGAGGATTACGCTGCCGCGTATCACCGGCTGCTGGCCAGCGGCAAGGTCAGCGGCATCGTCAAGCTCACCCACTTCGCCCGCGCCGACGAACCGGACAGCCCTGCCACCACCGCGCAGATCGCCACCTTCCGCGCTGCCACCGAGGGGCTGCCCGGCCCGACCAGCCTGCGCAATTCCCCGGCGACCCTGGGCTGGCCCCAGGCGGCCGGCGACTGGGTGCGCCCGGGGCTGATGCTCTATGGCATCTCGCCCTTCGCTGCGTCCCAGCCCGCCGCCGAGCGGTTGCAACCGGTGATGACCCTGACCTCCCGGGTGATCGCCGTGCGCGAACTGCCGGCCGGCGAGCCGGTGGGTTATGGCGCGCGCTTCGTCACCTCCGGGTCGACCCGGGTCGGCGTGGTCGCCCTGGGCTATGCCGACGGCTATCCGCGCCATGCGTCCAATGGCACCCCGGTGGCCATCGAAGGCCGTCCTGGGCAACTGATCGGCCGCGTCTCCATGGACATGCTCACCGTCGACCTGACCGACCACCCCCAGGCAGGCGTGGGCAGCGAGGTGGAATTCTGGGGCCGGCAGGTATCGGTGGCTGACCTGGCCGCACGCTGCGACACCATCCCCTACCAGTTGCTGTGCAACCTCAAGCGGGTGCCGCGCAGCTATCGCGACTGAGTCCAGGCGGATCGCGCCCGCTGGCGAGCACGGGCGAGCGCAGCCAGGCCCGCACGTCCGCCCTGGTGTTGTAAATCTCGAACAGCGTTGCCATGATGCCGAACACCGTGCCGTGGCACGCCTTCAGCGCGTGGCCTGGCCACGTCTCCCCCGCCTGCTCGAGGAGTCTTTCCCACCTTGGACGTCGGTGCCCGCCTGCAAACCATCCGTACCCTTAAGGGCCTGTCCCAGCGCGAGCTCGCCAAGCGTGCCGGGGTGACCAACAGCACCATCTCGATGATCGAGAAGAACAGTGTCAGTCCCTCCATCAGCTCGCTGAAAAAGGTGCTGGCCGGCATTCCCATGTCCCTGGTGGAGTTCTTCTCCCTGGACCTGGAACAGGACGCGCCAACCCAGGTGGTCTATCGCGCGGGCGAACTCATCGATATCTCCAGTGGCACCCACACCGTACGCATGCGCCTGGTCGGTCGTGCCCATCCCAGCCGGGCCCTGGCCTTTCTCGACGAGACCTATCCGCCGGGCGCCGACACCGGCGAAGAGATGTACGCCCATGAGGGCGAGGAGGCCGGCCTGGTGGTGGAAGGCCGGCTGGAGCTGACCGTGGGCGGCGAGGTGCACGTACTCGAACCGGGCGACAGCTACTATTTCGAAAGCAGCCGACCGCACCGTTTCCGCAATCCCTTCGAGACCCCCGCTCGACTGATCAGCGCGACCACGCCAGCGAATTTCTGAGCACCCGCAGCACGGCGGTTGCAGGGTGGAAAACGGCGCAGCCTTTTCCACCTGGAAGCCTGTGCCGGGGGCGCCCTCACCCCAACCCTCTCCCGGAGGGAGAGGGGGCTGTCCGAGTGGACGCTCGAGTTCCTCGGTCCGGGTAGATTCGTGAGCAGACCGTAGGTTGGGCTGAGACAGCTCCATCGTCGAAGCCCAACATTGCCACCACGCTGAGGTAAGGCCCGTTGGGCTTCGCTGCGCTCAACCCTACCTACAGGGCGATTCCCCACAACTCCTCTTCGTCGATCCCCAGCAAAGCCAGCTCCGCCCGGCGTAGCGGTTCGTCCTGAGCGAGAAAGAATTCGTCCAGTTGCGGGGGCGCCACGCCGCTCGCCAGGAGCAGGGCATGGGCCTGACCGCGATGATGCAGCTGGTGCACAAAGAGATGCTGCAGGACCCGCCCGGCCTGTTCGCGGACAGGACCGCTGGCGCGGGGTAGGGTAAGGGTCTGCGCCAGGCGCGCCGGATCGAGATCGCGGCACAGGGTGATCAGGCGCAGGTCGCTGGCGGCCTGGGCCTCGCTCAGCGTCGCCAGGTCCGGCCAGGCGTGGTCACGATAGGGGCGCGGCTGATGATGCAGGGCGTCCAGGTAGAAAAGATCCACGTCGAGTAGATGGCCAAGCAGGGCCCAGAGCGAGCCGAAAAAGGCCGCGGGCTGGGGCGCGCGCAAGGCAGCGGTGGACAAGCCGGCACAGGCCGTGAGCAGTCGGTGATTGGACCAGCGATTGTTGCAGGCCTGGGCCAGCAGCAGGGAGGCAGTCATCGGCAGATCCTTGGCTGGACGCGCGGACACCCACTGTAACCTGTGGAGATGTGCGGGGCGTCGCAGGCTGGCCAGCCTTGACGTTGAGACCGTGGCGGCGCTTTGCCATGCTCGCGCGCTGGAACTCCTCTTTGCAAGGATGCGCATGATGCCTAGCGTTTCGCCCTGGTACGGCCTTGGTCTGGTCGCGGCCCTGTTGTGGGGTGGCACGGTGCAGGCCGCCGATCCCGTGGCCCTGCCCGAATTGCCCTTCATTCCCCTGGGGGTGGTCGGGCACGACAACAATGCCGCCTATCCCGAGGCGCAGATGGAGCAGCGGCTGCAGCTACTCGACCGCTACAACCTGCGCAGCTATCGCTCCGGCGAATTTCTGCTGCTGGATC includes these proteins:
- a CDS encoding NAD(P)/FAD-dependent oxidoreductase, translated to MQPHAPSYYAATANQTLSFPPLEGEIQADVCVVGGGFSGLNTALELAERGARVVLLEARRIGWGASGRNGGQLIRGVGHDVEQFESVIGAEGVRELKRLGFEAVDLVRQRIARHDIQCDLTWGFADLANKPRHWQHLQEEQAALQALGYPHPLRLVPKSQLAEVVGSQRYEGALVDEGSGHLHPLNLALGEAAAAQALGVQLFEDSQVTRLEYGSKVRVHTARGRVSADTLVLCCNAYINELQPDLAAQVLPAGSYVIATEPLSAERAARLLPGNRAVCDQNVAVDYFRLSADRRLLFGGACHYSGRDPKDIAGYMRPKMLEVFPELADVRVDYAWGGMIGIGANRLPQIGRLREHPNVFHAQAYAGHGVNATHLAGHLLAEAILAQSAGFDLFAQVPHARFPGGRHLRSPLLALGMLWYRLKDSL
- a CDS encoding class I SAM-dependent methyltransferase, with product MDPRQRQLITAANRQAWEVSASLHAQGEDWQRLLEQARQPGFSVLDACLTATLVDLDIRGLSCAQVGCNNARELLSLAAFGARPALGIDQAPAFLAQGEQLAAAAGLAPRLVAADIYALPEDLGQHDLVLITIGVLNWMPDLPAFFAAVTGLLAPGGRLVIYETHPFLEMFEPHADQPLLPHYSYFRREPLVSEALIAYDGESHGQGAASYWHIHTLGAIVTACLDAGLILQRLEEHPHSNREVDYDRYQGQAAQLPMSFTLVAQRPTA
- a CDS encoding Lrp/AsnC ligand binding domain-containing protein; its protein translation is MRTHHQARRELDKIDRNILRILQDDGRISFTELGERVGLSTTPCTERVRRLEREGIIQGYNARLNPQHLKAGLLVFVELSLDYKSGDTFEEFRRAVLKLPQVLECHLVSGEFDYLVKARISEMASYRKLLGDILLKLPHVRESKSYIVMEEIKETLSLPVPD
- the dadA gene encoding D-amino acid dehydrogenase, with the translated sequence MRVLVLGSGVIGTTSAYYLARQGFEVVVVDRQAGPALETSHANAGQVSPGYASPWAAPGVPLKALKWLFQKHAPLAIRLTGDSNQYLWMAQMLRNCTAARYAVNKERMVRLSEYSRDCLDELREDTGIAYEGRQLGTTQIFRTQQQVDAAAKDIAVLERSGVPFELLDRDGVARVEPALAAVKHKLAGGLRLPNDQTGDCFLFTNRLAAEARRLGVEFRFGAEIQQLSANGDHLDGVRVDGELLTADYYVLALGSYSPQLLAPLGIRAPVYPLKGYSLTVPIVDASMAPTSTILDETYKVAITRFDDRIRVGGMAEICGFDLNLDRRRRATLEMITGDLYPRGGDLAQASFWTGLRPATPDGTPIVGATRYRNLFLNTGHGTLGWTMACGSGRLLADLIARKQPQISAEGLDISRYSATQESPRNARTASAH
- a CDS encoding RidA family protein; this translates as MPVQRLHTDRRLSEINIHNGTVYLAGQLADDFSGDIYQQTRETLANVDKFLAEAGSDKEHILVVTIFLRDIALHFEGMNRAWDEWAAQGATPGRTTVEAKLAKPDILVEMNVIAAVKA
- the alr gene encoding alanine racemase, which translates into the protein MRPARAVIDLAALRQNYRLARELSDARALAVIKADAYGHGAVAVAKTLASEADGFAVACIEEALELRAAGIRAPILLLEGFFGVDELPLIVEHDLWTVIHADWQLEALERATLARPVQVWLKLDSGMHRVGFFPEDYAAAYHRLLASGKVSGIVKLTHFARADEPDSPATTAQIATFRAATEGLPGPTSLRNSPATLGWPQAAGDWVRPGLMLYGISPFAASQPAAERLQPVMTLTSRVIAVRELPAGEPVGYGARFVTSGSTRVGVVALGYADGYPRHASNGTPVAIEGRPGQLIGRVSMDMLTVDLTDHPQAGVGSEVEFWGRQVSVADLAARCDTIPYQLLCNLKRVPRSYRD
- a CDS encoding cupin domain-containing protein, with product MDVGARLQTIRTLKGLSQRELAKRAGVTNSTISMIEKNSVSPSISSLKKVLAGIPMSLVEFFSLDLEQDAPTQVVYRAGELIDISSGTHTVRMRLVGRAHPSRALAFLDETYPPGADTGEEMYAHEGEEAGLVVEGRLELTVGGEVHVLEPGDSYYFESSRPHRFRNPFETPARLISATTPANF
- a CDS encoding DinB family protein, which codes for MTASLLLAQACNNRWSNHRLLTACAGLSTAALRAPQPAAFFGSLWALLGHLLDVDLFYLDALHHQPRPYRDHAWPDLATLSEAQAASDLRLITLCRDLDPARLAQTLTLPRASGPVREQAGRVLQHLFVHQLHHRGQAHALLLASGVAPPQLDEFFLAQDEPLRRAELALLGIDEEELWGIAL